One genomic region from Desulfuromonadales bacterium encodes:
- a CDS encoding nucleotidyltransferase family protein, whose product MPSVSAMLLAAGQSRRMGRCKQLLPLPDRPAVVRCVETLLAAGVDEVVVVIGPEGDAVAQAIADLPVTVVRNEDPESDMAGSVRVGLAALGRSAERIFVSLCDHPLVAPQTLAAMRRQGAERPEAIVIPCHRGRKGHPTLFPRLLLEEIESLPTLREVIGRHSEVVSFLETEDEGTVLDMDTWEDYQRLLGRLHILPTRSPGAV is encoded by the coding sequence ATGCCGTCAGTCTCGGCGATGCTCCTGGCCGCCGGGCAGTCGCGGCGGATGGGGCGCTGCAAGCAGCTTCTGCCGCTCCCTGACCGGCCGGCCGTCGTCCGCTGCGTCGAGACTCTGCTGGCCGCAGGGGTGGACGAGGTCGTTGTGGTGATCGGTCCGGAGGGGGACGCGGTGGCGCAGGCCATTGCGGACTTGCCGGTGACCGTGGTGCGGAACGAGGATCCGGAAAGCGACATGGCCGGATCGGTGCGGGTGGGGCTCGCGGCGCTCGGACGCAGCGCGGAGCGTATCTTCGTCTCTCTCTGCGATCATCCCCTCGTCGCTCCGCAGACCCTGGCCGCCATGCGCCGGCAGGGTGCCGAGAGGCCGGAGGCCATCGTCATCCCCTGCCACCGGGGGCGCAAGGGACATCCCACCCTCTTTCCACGTTTGCTGCTGGAAGAGATCGAAAGTCTCCCGACGCTGCGGGAGGTTATCGGCAGGCACAGCGAGGTGGTGAGTTTTCTCGAGACGGAGGATGAAGGTACGGTGCTCGATATGGATACCTGGGAAGATTACCAGCGACTCCTGGGGCGGCTGCACATCTTGCCGACCCGGTCGCCGGGTGCGGTTTAG